From the Lathyrus oleraceus cultivar Zhongwan6 chromosome 4, CAAS_Psat_ZW6_1.0, whole genome shotgun sequence genome, one window contains:
- the LOC127137676 gene encoding uncharacterized protein LOC127137676 — MDECKPAKTPMHPTCILEKEEISQKIMQETEWSVRVHMGTVSSWDPLEHSDQLDASEAFKLKGLFEQVCNDFIRDAGIRLQDCLAREAKEQARKEPEEKARLEEEQRIKEAEEKAVAEAAAAEAEAKAKAEAEEVARVTVEVAAKARVDALTQGEQSNSGFAPIVLKTLEESQKEQQVVRVRLDH; from the exons atggaTGAATGTAAACCGGCTAAGACACCaatgcatccaacctgcattctggagaaagaagaaatTAGCCAGAAG attatgcaggagacAGAATGGAGCGTAAGAGTACATatgggaactgtcagttcttgg GATCCACTAGAACATAGTGATCAATTGGACgcctctgaagccttcaaactgaaaggcctctTTGAACAAGTCTGCAACGACTTCATAAGAGATGCTGGTATAAGGCTCCAAGATTGCTTGGCCAGAGAAGCTAAGGAACAGGCTAGGAAGGAACCAGAAGAGAAAGCTCGACTGGAAGAAGAACAGAGGATCAAAGAAGCTGAAGAAAAGGCCGTTGCTGAAGCTGCTGCTGCTGAGGCTGAGGCAAAAGCTAAAGCCGAAGCTGAAGAAGTAGCACGTGTTACTGTAGAGGTAGCTGCCAAGGCCAGGGTTGATGCTTTGACTCAGGGGGAGCAATCTAACTCTGGTTTTGCCCCTATAGTCTTAAAGACTTTGGAGGAATCGCAAAAGGAACAACAAGTGGTACGAGTTAGGCTGGATCATTAG
- the LOC127135576 gene encoding root meristem growth factor 10 gives MYLTLSLFILLLSLNVCTSRILVELEEASSTQINISEKVSKIVEKESLESNGGTKTEDIKVKNNIRVVQVQHMKQEISRHVPRKSGVSISLSVPRRKESKNPGFYSDYSRPRTRPPSHN, from the exons ATGTACCTCACATTATCCCTTTTTATTTTGTTACTTTCCTTGAATGTTTGCACTTCTCGCATTCTTGTAGAACTTGAAGAAGCATCCAGCACCCAGATCAACATTTCCGAAAAG GTGTCAAAGATTGTGGAGAAAGAATCATTGGAATCAAATGGAGGAACAAAAACAGAAGACATCAAAGTTAAGAATAATATTAGAGTTGTCCAAGTGCAACACATGAAACAAGAGATATCAAGGCATGTTCCAAGAAAATCAGGTGTTTCAATTTCTTTGTCAGTACCTCGGAGAAAAGAGAGTAAAAATCCAGGATTTTATTCGGATTATTCTAGACCAAGGACACGCCCTCCTTCCCACAATTGA